CCGCCATCGATGAACAGTCCGCCATTGCTGGAGTTGACGATGTGGACATCGCTGAAGATATAGTCGCCCGAACCGCCGTTGATGTGGATCGAGCCGCTTCCGGTGAGGCGGTTAACATCGACATTGCCCGCTACGTTGTTGAACAGCAGCGTGCGCGACGCCTGTTCGATATCGAAGTTGGAGATCTCCGAGTTCCGTGCGACCAAGATCGGTGTGGTTCCGCCCCGAATAATCGGACGGGCGCCGCCTGTCCCATTCGCTTCCGGCAGCAGAATCAGGCCGAACTGGTCGGTCATCAACTGATGCTGGTTTCCGCCCCCTTCGCCCAGGAAACGCTGGCCATCGGACATTTCGTAGCCGTCGTTTGTGTACGTCGTGCCGGAATGCACATAAACAATGTCGGCCGATGAGCCATTCGCCGCAGCCAGCGAGGTGTACGGGTTCTCGTACGTACCGGCATTGCCGCCGTCACCCGTGTTGACGTTGTTGATATGCGTGAAGCTGAGTGTGTTTCCGCCCTGCGTGAGAGCCAGATCGGGCAGCACCACGCGCGTATCGACGGTGTTGATGAGCGCCTGATCGTGGCGTTGGACCGGCATGATCATCTGGTCGGCCAGCGTGTGCGTCTGGGAGCGGGAAGGGCCGCCCAGGAACATGGTCAAGCCGCCGTACAGGCTGGTGCCGAACACGTTGTCTTCACGAACTTCGAGGTTCGCGAACAGTCCCTGACTGATAAAGCCGCGCACGCCCCCTTTGATGCCGTTTGCGTCTCCGCCGGCTTGTCCCAGGTAGTGGTAGCCGCCGAGATAACCTTCGGCTGCGTAATTGCCCAGCGCCCGCGCGAGTTCGTACTCCAGCCCGGACATTCCTTCTTCCCGCAGCTGACCGGCTGACTGAGCCGCCATCAGACTGTTTCCGGCAAAGAAGATGTTGCCGGTGGTGGTGCCGAAGTCCTGGATCACGAAGGAATCGGGGCCGACGGCGAAGTTGCCTTCGCTGCGAACGATCCAGTTGTTGTCGCTTGAGAACCATTCGCCAGTGACCGCGATTTTCTGGAAATCATTCTCGTAAGCGGAACGTGTGAGGTCGTAATGTCCCCCCAGGCCGATGATGCCGCCGCCCACCCAGAAGCGGCGAACAACGCCGGCGTTGAGGGAGTGATGTCCGTTATGGTCGAACCCGAACTGGCCGTAGTTCAGCCACAAGCCGTTGCCGTTCAACGCTTCGTCATAGCGGGTGGCACCGAACTGGGCCTGCTGCGTCCCCTGCGCCCAGTCGTCTCCACCTTCATACTGCAGATGAAAGTAGGTGTTGGTCAGTGGTTCGAACAGACCGCCGGAATAACGATTCGCCTGGGCTTCCACTGTCCCGACCTGCAAGGCGCCGACCACGAGGACAAGCAGTGCGGACAACAGATGAGGAGAGAGTTTCCATGTCGGTCGGCGGTCGATCATAAGCCAGATGTCCATACATTCCATTCAGTTCGCAGAGGCGCAACAGGTGGGCGGAGTCCTACTACTCCATCGACTGACAAACCTTTACGTTCTACAAGCAGAGCCCCAGTCTGAGGACGTCCAAGAGAACGTGTGCACCCCCTCCGGAAAATTCACCGAAGGGCTCCCAGCTTACCCAAATGTTCTCGCTGGCCGTTGGGCGCGTGGTGAAAAAATCGCCTCGATTGGGGCGCTGCAGGCCCCGGAAGCAACGAAGAATGAGAGGCGGAGAGGAAGCAATTCACGGAGTCGGATCCGACAGGAATGGAGGACGTCTGGATTCTCGTTGAACGTCCGAGTCAGCAGTCCGAGCGGCCGGAGTTCATCCTCGCTGGCCCGCGAGGTAAGCCGCGACAGTCGGGTGTTGCGGGCTGTCGAAAAGATCGGTGGCGGGACCTTGCTCAATGATCTGTCCCGCTTCCTGCTCGTACCAGAAAACGGCGAGATGATCCGCGAGTCGGCGGGCCTGGGCAAGGTTATGTGTCACAATGAGGATGGTGTAACGTCCTTTGAACGACTGAATCAAAGATTCCACGTGAGCGGATGCAATCGGATCAAGGGCGCTGCACGGCTCGTCCAGTAGAAGAATCCGAGGTTCCAGAATGATCGCCCTGGCGATGCAGAGTCGCTGTTGCTGGCCGCCGGAAAGACGGAGCGCCGGATGATCGAGCCGATCCTTCACCTCATCCCAGAGTCCAACATCCCGCAGCGCCACTTCCGTCCGCGACTCCAGCTCTGTGCGTTGCCGAACCCCATGCTCGCGGAGGGCCAGCTGAAGATTCTGACGGATCGACAACGGAAACGGATTCGGCTTCTGAAAGATCATGCCGATTGAACGACGCAGCCGGGCAGGGGAAACGTGATCGCCGTAGGTCTCCTCCCCGTTAATTCGCACCGTTCCCTCGGTGCGGGCACCGGGAATGAGATCGGTCATCCGATTCAGAGCAGACAGAAAACTACTCTTGCCGCAGCCGGAGGGACCGACGATGGCCGTGATTGTGCCCGACGGAGCGGTGAGAGTCGCGTTTCGAACTGCGACGCGATCTCCGTAGAAGACGCTTAACGACTCAACCTGAATCAATGGTTCTCCTCCAGGCTCGGATTCTGCATCGCACCGGCGAAGCAGGTTAGCCGCACTGCAATGCCGTTGATCACGAAGAGTACGATCAGCAGCGTCGCGGCCGTTGCGTACGCACGCGGATTTCCCCCCGGAACATTCATCGCCAGATCGTAAATGTGCACGCTCATCGCCCGTCCGGAATCGAACAGAGATTCGGGGCTCCGTGTTACATAGCCGGACGTGAAGATTAAAGCCGCGGTTTCCGAAAGCGCCCGGCCAATGCTGAGAACGAGACCGGCTGCCATCGCCGGCAAAGCGGCTGGAAGCACGACGCGAAACAGCGTCGTCCAGCGACTCATTCCGAGACTGGCCGCCGCGTAGCGATAGTCATCGGGCACAGCCCGGATTGCCTGCTCTGAAGTGCGAATCAGGAGCGGCAGTACCATGCAGGCCAGAGTGAGCCCGCCGGCCAGAATCGAATATCCCATCCCCAGGTAAATGCAGAAAAACGCGTTTCCGAACAGGCCAAACACAATGGAAGGGCAGGCGGCAAGGACATCCAGCGAACGTCTGGTGATCCGGTCGAAACGCACGGAACGACTACGACGTTCCGCCAGCCCAACCGCGGTGGACAGCGAGACCGGAACGACGATGACCAGTGTGATCGCGAGGATCATCAGCGTGGAAAGGAGAATCGTAGAGATGCCGCCCTGACGACCGGCATCTTGAGGTTCGGAAGTCAGAAACGCCCAGGATAATTGAGTGAGACCATGGTAGAGAATGTCCGTGAGAATCCATCCGAACATGCCGGCTACAACCAGAGCCGCGACTCCAGTCACCATGGCAGCCGGGTGTGGGGCGGACCGGCGAGAGCGGGAGGTCCAGAGGAGATCGTTCCTGGTCTCAGAGTTCATGCGGACTTCTCTTTCGCAGCTCGGCGACGACAGCGACGCTGGCGACAAGCCCCATCAGAATGAGACCGGAGGCAAACAGAATGGAGCGATGGGCGCTCGTGGCATAACCCATTTCTAAAGCGATATTCGCGGTCAGGGTTCGCACGGGATCGAGTAGCGAAGTCGGTACCTCGACGACATTTCCCGCAACCATCAGCACGGCCATTGTTTCCCCAAGAGCGCGAGCGGTGGCCAGCAGAATCCCGACACCGATTCCTCCCCATGCCGCCGGGAGAACGATTGTTCTCACGATGGACCAGTTTCTCAGTCCCAGGGCCGCTCCTCCCCGAAGTAACTCCGGGGGAACGGACGCCATCGATGACCAGGCCGTCAACATCACGGTCGGGAGAATCATCAGCGCGAGAACGATGGTGGCCGTGAGGAGATTCTGACCGCTGCCGCCGAACTGTCCGATCCATGGAGCCAGTTTCACCAGCCCCCAAAGCCCGAACACGACTGAAGGAATTCCGGCCATGAGTTCGATGAGCCGCCGATACCAGATCGCAAGGCCTTGTGGTGCGAAGTACAGGCCGTAGATCGCTGCGGCCAGCCCCAACGGTGTGGCAATCACGACAGCTCCCAGGGTGGTGAGGATCGTCCCCATGAGCATCGGCACGATGTTGAACTGAGCCGAGAGCGGATGCCAGCCGGTGTCTGTGAAGAAGCGACTGATGCCGACTTTCGCCAGAGCAGGGGAGGCTTCGTGAAGGAGAAAGAGGAAGATCAGCAGGATAACCGTCGCCGAGAGGACGGAACTGGTCCTTGAAATCAGCCCGAGAACGAGATCACGGCGTGACTGGGACGAAGTATTGCGAGACCACCAGGTCATGAACTTCCTCAGACTGACAGTACTTGATGAATCGACTGGCCAGATCGCCCGGAGAATCCGCAGTCACCAGATTGAGAGGTCGGCTCATCGGGAAGGAGCCATTGCCAACATTCTGAGTTGTCGCCTCGACACCGGCCAGGGGGAAGAGCCGAATCGGAACGCCCGCTTCAATATCCGCTTCAGCGGTTCCAATGGAAACGTACCCGATCGCCCCTCTTGTTCCGGCGACGGTCTTGATGCCGTGTTCGTTATCGCCCACGATGACATCGGCTCGAATCGTCGGGTTCTCAAGATCGAAATACTCCAGAAAGACTTCCAGCGTTGCCCGACCTTCTGCTTTATGCACAGCAGTGATCTGCAGGTCGGGGCCGCCAACGTCACTCCAGTTGTTCGTTTTGTCCTGGTAGATCCCGATAATCTGCTCGGTTGTGAGTTCAAGGAGAGGATTGGATTTGTGAACAATAATCCCCACGCCATCGACCGCGATCGGATGGATCGTCAGGTCCTGTTCGTCATCCGCTAACGGACGACTCGCCATCCCGATGTCCGCGGTGCCATTGCGAACATCTGCGATTCCCTTTCCGGTTCCGCCCGTCTGAACATCGATTCGCACGCCCGGGTGCATCGACTCGAACCGCTTCGCGATCTCGGTGACCAGAGGAGCAATGGTACTTGAGCCAGTCAACTCGAGTCGACCAGAGAGCTGGGCAGCGATTCCAATCGGAGGGGATGGTTCACTGGAATCTCCACAACCAATGATCATGGCGAGAATCAGCGAGACGAGTCGTCGAAACTTATTCACAAAAATCTACGAATTCGTGATGAGAATGGGATACATCAACAATCTGACAATCTTAGCAATGTAAGACTGTTGTTGCCAACAGCGTACCCGTTTCCTGTTCGTTCCACATGGGCTTCGGTCGCCAGTCAGTTCAGACAACCTGCGTCGGAAACGATCGCATTTGCGACGTGGGAGGGAGAAGAGGAGCCGCCGTTATCGCAAGGGGAGGCGTGCAGACGATCCGCTTTCACTTCGAGTGATCGGCCTTCCAGATCGGCTTGCCGCGGTAAATCGTTCCGATGGGATATTGCTCACTGGGGCGCGGAGCGGACGCCATGATCTCTGAGATTCTTTCGACGATATCCGGGTGACTGGTCGCGACATCGTGCTCTTCGCCGATGTCCTCATTCAGGTCGTAGAGCTGAATGTCGCTGCTTCGACCGAGTCGGATCCCCTTCCAGTTCTTCCAGCGGACAGCCTGGTCGTAGCGTGGTCGGCAGTGGCCGTAGTCCCAGTAGAGATAACCGGCTCGTTGCATCGGCTCGCCTGTTAGTGCCTCGACAATCGACTGGCCGTCGATTTCGTCTGGTGCTTCGACTCCCGCCAGCTCGGCGAAGGTCGGCAGCATATCCTGAAACGCGATGACCGCGTTGCTTGTCTCGTTCGCGGGAATCGTCTCCGGCCACCTCGCGATGAAAGGCACTCGAATGCCACCTTCGGTGAGATCCCGCTTGTAACCTCGGAGGGGCCCACTGGTGTTGAAGTCCTTCCAGACCGTTGCATGACCGCCATTATCGCTGGTCACGATCACCAGCGTGTTCTCACGCAGCCCCCGCTTGTCGATAAGGTCGACAATTCGACCCACGTCCCGATCAAGCATATGGACCATCGCGGCGTACTTCTTCGATCGCTCATCCCAGTCACGATTCGAATACGGCTCCGTCGACGGGACCGCGAGTCCGTGCTCATCCTCGTCTTTGGAAGAAAAGTGGGGCAGGGTGTAAGCCGCGTAGAGGAAGAAGGGGGTGTCCTGTTTGGCCTCTCGAATGAACTTTAACGCCCGCTCCGTGAGAAGGTCGTGGCTGTAACTGCTTCGGCTCTTGTGGTTGTCGGGTAGCTCCAGGCGTCCTTCATCGTCGTCGAGGTAATCGGTGAAGTAATAGTGAGCGTGGTCCTGATTGAGGTAACCGAACCAGGTGTCAAAGCCCTGATTCGTCGCCCGTCCCACGGTGCCGGCGTCCCCGAGTGACCACTTGCCGACGCCGCCACAGCGATAACCGGCCTGCTTGAGGACCTCAGCGATTGTGACGTCCTCGTCCTGAAGATAGCTCGAGTAATGTGGGACATTGTCGCGAGCCGGAGCGTGGCCATTGTGCAGTCCGGTCATCAGCACGGCTCGCGAGGCAGCACACACGGGACCACCTGCATAGGCCTGGGTGAACCGTATTCCCTCCGTTGCCAGTCGATCGATATGGGGCGTCTGGATCAGCTTCTGCCCGTAGCAGCCGAGATCGCCATAGCCCAGATCATCCGCCATGATGAAGACAATGTTGGGGGTCCTGACGTCAGAGGCTTTGCCCGTTGTCGAGAAACAGGACAGGCAGATCATCGCAATCGCAAGGGCGATTCTCATCGGCTGTACTCCATTGAACTGAGGTCGACGTCGGCGTCCCATTGAGACCAGGCGTCGCTGAGTTTCTTCACGATTGTCGGATACTGCGTCGCGACGTTTCGTTGTTCACCGGGATCGTCGTCCAGATTGTAGAGCTCCGGTTTCGCACCCTCTTTCCGCGATGCGACGAGTTTCCAGGAGCCGCTTCGAACGGCGAGTTGTGATCCCGATCGCCAGAATAAATCACGTTTCGGGAGTGGTTCGCGTTCGATCCATAACGAAGCGAGATCGATTCCATCGGACGAAACGGCCGGCTCATCGATCAGGCTGAGCATCGTCGGAAGCAGGTCGTTGGAATGGACGAGTTCGTCTGTCACTCCCGGGGCGATCCGGCCCGGCCAGGAAACGATCATCGGAACGCGATGGCCGCCTTCGTACAGCTGCGCTTTCTGGCCGCGCCATTCGCCATTGCTGGAGATGTTCCTGAAGTCTTTGCCGTAGGTCAGATAACCGCCGTTGTCCGATGTGAAAATAACGACTGTCTCTTGTGTGAGTTCCCATTGATTGAGTGTTTCGACGATCGCTCCGACGCTGGCATCAAGCGATTCGATCATGGCCTCGACATGCGGCCGCACGTTGCCGCGATCGGGAATCACACCCCACTTGTCCTGATGCCAGCTTCGGCCAGCCGTTCGATGAGGCGGGTCCTCCGGTCCCTGCCACGGAAAGTGGATTGCAAGATGCGGCAGGTAGAGAAAGAACGGCTCTTCGTGATGAGCCGCGATGAAGTCGACGCTGTACTTGGTCAGCAGATCGGTGGTGTAGCCCTCATCCATTTCGACTCGGTTGTTGTGCCACCAGTCCTCGTTGCCGGAACGGTCGATCTGTGTATGGAAGTCTCCATCGCCGGAAACGAGGCCGCGGAAGATGTCGAAACCCTGATTCGTCGGCAGCAACGGCGGCTGGTAGCCAAGGTGCCATTTGCCGAAACAACCGGTGACGTACCCGGCTTCCCGGAGCAACTCGGCGATTGTGGTTGCCTCAAGGGGAAGACCGCGATCGCGTTGAGTCGTTCCGGAAAGTGCGGCGTCGAAAATCGGGCCGAATCGTTGCGGGTACCGGCCGGTCATCAGTGAGGCACGCGTCGGGCTGCACATTGCGCCGGCGGAATGGAAATCAGTGAAACGCAAACCGCCTCGCGCCAGTCGGTCGATGTGGGGCGTTTGAGGGCTATCGCCGCCATAACATCCGAGGTCGCCATAGCCGAGATCATCAGCGACGATGAGCACAAAGTTGGGCTTCGTCTCAGCCGCTTCGATCCCGAGAAGCGGTACGAGCAGAAAGACGACGAGAAGGGCAAACGCTGGCATCATCAATCGCACTGGAATCACCCTTCAAACGTGCCGGGTTTCAGGTACGGTTTCAGCGACTGCCAGCGCCATTCGATCTCGGCAATCTCGTCCGGCGACAGACTCAAATCGCGAACGATCGGTTTGTCGGGGATGCTGTTGCCTGGTCCGTATTCGCGCGAGACCGTATTGCGGAAGACGCCACGCAGCTTCAGCAGGTGAAGATTGTAGCCCCGCAGATTCCCCGGATGCGTGTGCTGCAGGTTGAACATCAAGGTCAGCTTCGCGTACATGTCTTTGAGAGCTTCTGGATCGGATCCGCTCTGCATCAGTTTCCAGATTTTCGCGAGAACGTCGGCATACACGCTGCGTTCGGTGACAAGCCCTTCGGTTCCAATCCGAGATTCATACAGCCAGCCATAAGCGCCGCGTGCGCTGAAGACACTCCGGATGGAAGGGGAAGCCAGGAGAGCGCGAATGCGAGGGATGACCGGACTCGACTCTTCTTTCACGTAACCGAAGTTCGGGAACTCTTTTCCGAGTTCGATCAGCAGCTCTGTGGAGGGGGTAGCCGCTCCACGGCGGCCGTGCGTCTGAATCATCACGGGGCGATCGGTGATGACTTCAGCCAGAGCTCGCCAGTATTGTCGGAGGTCATCCTGTGTCTTACCGGTATCGGGAGGTCGTGAAATAATGGCAGTTGACGACAGTTGTTTCGCGTGGCGGGCATAAACGAGCATGTCATCGGTATCTTTGCCCTGAACTCCAAGACACAAGGCTGTCGTTTTCATGTTCCGAGACGTTCGGGCGAGCGTCTCCATTCCTTCCAGTTTCTCGTCGCGCGTCAGCAGGTCGATGCTGTCATTGGACTGTGGCCAGATCACTCCGGGACTCTCGCACCAGTCGACGAATCGTGCCGATCTGGCTAGAACTTCAAAGTCGACCGCGCCGGAGTCGGTGTAGGGAGTCGAGAGAATCGGAAAGGGGCCGCGAAAGCGGGGGTAGTCGGGACTGCGGAGCTTGACCGGAACCTGAGCGGCGGAAACGTCGGGCGTTTTGGCCCGGCTCTCGGTGGCAACAAACGTCCCAGCCGCGACGCTCGACACGCCAATCGCTGCGCTCTTCAACAGGCTTCGTCTGCTTATCCGATCATCGTTGTTCATTGGCGGTTCATCCGTTTCTCGTTGTGGTTCAGCGATGGAGTACGATCGCGGTCGATCGGTTCAACGTCGCGATTGGGCTCTCTTTCTCCTGAAGATCATCCAGCCTATCAAGGTAGGACCCCGTTTCCGGAACGTCCAGTGCAGGCGGGAAGTCGGGAGCAGCCTCATGTTACGAGAAGAAGCAGAGGGGCAGAATGCCCAGCAGTGGAAATGATTGCTTGCGGAATCATTCCAGTGATCGGGCCTGCCGATCGGGACGCAGCTACGCGGTTGGAGCTGGGAGATTCCCGGTCGGTGACTGATGCGATCGGGGACAGTCAACTCGCCGAAGAAGGCCGTGTTCGACGCTTCAACTCCGCGGTCCCGGGCAGGTCGGTTCTGTGGCCGTCTGGCACTGGCAAGGGAGGAAGCTGACGTGCCTCAACGCTATTCGCGGAAGAACGATCGGGGCGGCGTGAAGTTGGAATCGAGCTCGAATTCGAAGGTTGATTCCGGCGCCTGCACGGTGGCTGCCTGGATGATGGAATGAGGCTTGAACAGGTTGTAAGCCGGTGGAATCTGTTCTTCCATCGGGACCTGACCTCGCTGGGCATCGGGGGGGATCGGCGAGCCATCCGGCTGGGTGATCTTGGAGAACGTGACACCGTATTCTCCCGGTGGGCAACCGGGATTCGAGTGATAGTCGGACAACGTAAACTGACCGGCTTCGTCGGTCAGGCCGAACCCTCCATTACCGCCCGTGTTGCCGGTGGGGTGAAACTCAACCATCGCTCCGACGAGTGGCTTGCCATCCATCATTACGGTTCCCGAGACCGGAATCATTTCAATGCCGGGACCAGCCTCCGAGCTTCCGCATCCGGAAAGCGAAAGAAGCGTGACCGAGATGAGCAACGCAGATGTGTGCGTCACTGTCCACGTCGTACGAGAGCAGGCACTCATGTCGTTCCACCAGGGGCAAAGGAAGCAGGATTGAGAGAAGCGATTCCATCACTCACGAATGGCAGCACCCGTGAGCGATGGAACATCGGAAAAAGGCGTCTCCAATTCAGAGTTCGCCGAGTGGCTGTCCGTCCTGAATTCGGGAGAGTCGGGTGCGGGTCGTGGAGTCGATATTCTCGCTGATGAAACGGACGGCTCCATCGGCCAGAAGGATCATGCATCCGCCGGGATGAGAACTTCCGGGCATGCTGTACGATCCGAGAACGCCGGACTGCTCCGTCATCGGCGGAGACCAGGAACAGCAGAGCCAGTAGTTGATACCGCGGCTGTGAGCCAGGTTGACCCCGTTGCCGGCGTAAACGCTACATCCCCAGTAGTTCCCCGTTCCGTCCCGCACGCGACGGGTCGTTTCGCAGACCATCACCGTGTTGCTCGTGCCATCTTTGATCATCGAGATCTCGGAATTGGAGTTCTCTCCGAAGAGAGCTCTTGTGGTCGTTGATTCGT
This sequence is a window from Rubinisphaera margarita. Protein-coding genes within it:
- a CDS encoding phosphate ABC transporter ATP-binding protein; protein product: MIQVESLSVFYGDRVAVRNATLTAPSGTITAIVGPSGCGKSSFLSALNRMTDLIPGARTEGTVRINGEETYGDHVSPARLRRSIGMIFQKPNPFPLSIRQNLQLALREHGVRQRTELESRTEVALRDVGLWDEVKDRLDHPALRLSGGQQQRLCIARAIILEPRILLLDEPCSALDPIASAHVESLIQSFKGRYTILIVTHNLAQARRLADHLAVFWYEQEAGQIIEQGPATDLFDSPQHPTVAAYLAGQRG
- the pstC gene encoding phosphate ABC transporter permease subunit PstC; the encoded protein is MTWWSRNTSSQSRRDLVLGLISRTSSVLSATVILLIFLFLLHEASPALAKVGISRFFTDTGWHPLSAQFNIVPMLMGTILTTLGAVVIATPLGLAAAIYGLYFAPQGLAIWYRRLIELMAGIPSVVFGLWGLVKLAPWIGQFGGSGQNLLTATIVLALMILPTVMLTAWSSMASVPPELLRGGAALGLRNWSIVRTIVLPAAWGGIGVGILLATARALGETMAVLMVAGNVVEVPTSLLDPVRTLTANIALEMGYATSAHRSILFASGLILMGLVASVAVVAELRKRSPHEL
- the pstA gene encoding phosphate ABC transporter permease PstA encodes the protein MNSETRNDLLWTSRSRRSAPHPAAMVTGVAALVVAGMFGWILTDILYHGLTQLSWAFLTSEPQDAGRQGGISTILLSTLMILAITLVIVVPVSLSTAVGLAERRSRSVRFDRITRRSLDVLAACPSIVFGLFGNAFFCIYLGMGYSILAGGLTLACMVLPLLIRTSEQAIRAVPDDYRYAAASLGMSRWTTLFRVVLPAALPAMAAGLVLSIGRALSETAALIFTSGYVTRSPESLFDSGRAMSVHIYDLAMNVPGGNPRAYATAATLLIVLFVINGIAVRLTCFAGAMQNPSLEENH
- a CDS encoding sulfatase-like hydrolase/transferase; protein product: MMPAFALLVVFLLVPLLGIEAAETKPNFVLIVADDLGYGDLGCYGGDSPQTPHIDRLARGGLRFTDFHSAGAMCSPTRASLMTGRYPQRFGPIFDAALSGTTQRDRGLPLEATTIAELLREAGYVTGCFGKWHLGYQPPLLPTNQGFDIFRGLVSGDGDFHTQIDRSGNEDWWHNNRVEMDEGYTTDLLTKYSVDFIAAHHEEPFFLYLPHLAIHFPWQGPEDPPHRTAGRSWHQDKWGVIPDRGNVRPHVEAMIESLDASVGAIVETLNQWELTQETVVIFTSDNGGYLTYGKDFRNISSNGEWRGQKAQLYEGGHRVPMIVSWPGRIAPGVTDELVHSNDLLPTMLSLIDEPAVSSDGIDLASLWIEREPLPKRDLFWRSGSQLAVRSGSWKLVASRKEGAKPELYNLDDDPGEQRNVATQYPTIVKKLSDAWSQWDADVDLSSMEYSR
- a CDS encoding phosphate ABC transporter substrate-binding protein; protein product: MNKFRRLVSLILAMIIGCGDSSEPSPPIGIAAQLSGRLELTGSSTIAPLVTEIAKRFESMHPGVRIDVQTGGTGKGIADVRNGTADIGMASRPLADDEQDLTIHPIAVDGVGIIVHKSNPLLELTTEQIIGIYQDKTNNWSDVGGPDLQITAVHKAEGRATLEVFLEYFDLENPTIRADVIVGDNEHGIKTVAGTRGAIGYVSIGTAEADIEAGVPIRLFPLAGVEATTQNVGNGSFPMSRPLNLVTADSPGDLASRFIKYCQSEEVHDLVVSQYFVPVTP
- a CDS encoding dihydrodipicolinate synthase family protein codes for the protein MKSAAIGVSSVAAGTFVATESRAKTPDVSAAQVPVKLRSPDYPRFRGPFPILSTPYTDSGAVDFEVLARSARFVDWCESPGVIWPQSNDSIDLLTRDEKLEGMETLARTSRNMKTTALCLGVQGKDTDDMLVYARHAKQLSSTAIISRPPDTGKTQDDLRQYWRALAEVITDRPVMIQTHGRRGAATPSTELLIELGKEFPNFGYVKEESSPVIPRIRALLASPSIRSVFSARGAYGWLYESRIGTEGLVTERSVYADVLAKIWKLMQSGSDPEALKDMYAKLTLMFNLQHTHPGNLRGYNLHLLKLRGVFRNTVSREYGPGNSIPDKPIVRDLSLSPDEIAEIEWRWQSLKPYLKPGTFEG
- a CDS encoding carboxypeptidase-like regulatory domain-containing protein; amino-acid sequence: MSACSRTTWTVTHTSALLISVTLLSLSGCGSSEAGPGIEMIPVSGTVMMDGKPLVGAMVEFHPTGNTGGNGGFGLTDEAGQFTLSDYHSNPGCPPGEYGVTFSKITQPDGSPIPPDAQRGQVPMEEQIPPAYNLFKPHSIIQAATVQAPESTFEFELDSNFTPPRSFFRE
- a CDS encoding arylsulfatase — protein: MRIALAIAMICLSCFSTTGKASDVRTPNIVFIMADDLGYGDLGCYGQKLIQTPHIDRLATEGIRFTQAYAGGPVCAASRAVLMTGLHNGHAPARDNVPHYSSYLQDEDVTIAEVLKQAGYRCGGVGKWSLGDAGTVGRATNQGFDTWFGYLNQDHAHYYFTDYLDDDEGRLELPDNHKSRSSYSHDLLTERALKFIREAKQDTPFFLYAAYTLPHFSSKDEDEHGLAVPSTEPYSNRDWDERSKKYAAMVHMLDRDVGRIVDLIDKRGLRENTLVIVTSDNGGHATVWKDFNTSGPLRGYKRDLTEGGIRVPFIARWPETIPANETSNAVIAFQDMLPTFAELAGVEAPDEIDGQSIVEALTGEPMQRAGYLYWDYGHCRPRYDQAVRWKNWKGIRLGRSSDIQLYDLNEDIGEEHDVATSHPDIVERISEIMASAPRPSEQYPIGTIYRGKPIWKADHSK